The Raphanus sativus cultivar WK10039 chromosome 2, ASM80110v3, whole genome shotgun sequence genome includes a region encoding these proteins:
- the LOC108841842 gene encoding alkane hydroxylase MAH1-like, with amino-acid sequence MVLFTEPLFLLCNVYINQVSCALKEPITTLFIFVINQTSYLMASISLTEVIMAIIFCFIFLHCLLFKKHHNRFLRNWPVLGMLPGLLVELYRIYDFTVELLESTNLTFLFKGPWFSGMDMLVTVDPTNIHYMLSSNFHNYTKGTDFKQVFDAFGDSILTTESEAWKNLRKASQVMINHHGFQKLSVSTTMSKLKDGLVPLLDRFAEEGTTVDLQDVFGRFMFDTTLVTVTGCDDPRSLSFEMPEVESAKALHDIGEGILYRHVKPRLLWKLQNWIGVGTEKKMVEAGATFDRVCEKYISAKREEIARWKGNNKSEDILTSHLKLDATKYKLSSSIDDKFLRDTILTFILAGRDTIASVLTWFFWLLSENPYVLNKIRQEMDTNLPPSTSSSDYDPTEQLNKLVYLHAALCETMRLYPPVPIERVSPVRSDVLPSGHKVEANSKIIILIYALGRMKAVWGEDASEFKPERWITETGVLRHEPSFKFLAFNAGPRTCLGKKIAMVLMKAVVVKILQNFDVKAAESQKIEPGPHLILSMKHGFRVSISKRA; translated from the coding sequence ATGGTATTATTCACCGAACCATTATTTTTGCTTTGTAACGTGTATATAAATCAAGTGTCTTGTGCACTCAAAGAACCCATCACAACACtttttatctttgtaatcaATCAAACTTCTTATCTCATGGCTTCAATAAGCTTAACTGAAGTTATCATGGCCATCATCTTTTGCTTTATCTTTCTCCATTGCTTGCTTTTCAAGAAACACCATAACCGTTTCCTTAGAAACTGGCCGGTTCTCGGGATGCTTCCAGGTCTCCTAGTGGAGCTTTACCGTATCTACGACTTCACCGTGGAGCTTCTTGAAAGCACCAACTTAACATTTCTATTCAAGGGACCGTGGTTTTCTGGAATGGACATGTTGGTCACGGTAGATCCAACTAACATTCACTACATGCTAAGTTCAAACTTCCACAATTACACAAAGGGTACTGACTTCAAACAAGTCTTCGATGCTTTCGGAGATTCCATACTCACAACGGAGTCAGAAGCATGGAAGAATCTGAGGAAAGCTTCTCAGGTCATGATAAACCATCATGGCTTTCAAAAGCTGTCGGTGAGTACCACGATGAGTAAACTCAAGGACGGGCTTGTTCCTCTTCTTGACCGCTTTGCAGAGGAAGGCACAACTGTGGACTTGCAAGACGTGTTCGGGAGGTTCATGTTCGACACGACCTTAGTTACAGTAACTGGTTGTGATGATCCTCGATCTCTCTCCTTTGAGATGCCAGAGGTTGAAAGCGCTAAAGCTCTTCACGATATAGGAGAAGGGATCTTGTATAGGCATGTCAAGCCTAGGCTCTTGTGGAAGCTACAAAACTGGATTGGAGTCggaacagagaagaagatggtAGAAGCTGGTGCCACTTTTGATCGTGTGTGCGAAAAATACATATCAGCCAAGAGAGAAGAGATAGCAAGATGGAAAGGGAATAATAAAAGCGAAGATATTCTGACATCTCACTTGAAGCTTGATGCAACCAAGTACAAGCTCTCGAGCTCTATTGATGATAAGTTCCTAAGAGACACTATCCTAACGTTCATTCTAGCTGGGAGAGATACTATTGCTTCAGTTCTCACTTGGTTCTTCTGGCTTTTGTCCGAAAATCCTTACGTGTTGAACAAGATTCGCCAAGAGATGGACACAAATCTACCACCAAGTACAAGTAGTAGTGATTATGATCCAACGGAGCAGCTTAACAAGCTTGTGTATTTACACGCAGCGTTGTGTGAAACAATGAGGCTTTATCCACCGGTTCCTATCGAGCGTGTGTCTCCCGTACGATCAGATGTGCTTCCAAGTGGGCATAAAGTGGAAGCAAACTCGAAGATTATAATCTTGATTTATGCGTTGGGTAGGATGAAAGCCGTGTGGGGAGAAGATGCATCAGAGTTCAAGCCAGAAAGATGGATAACTGAGACCggagtgttgagacatgagcctTCCTTCAAGTTCTTAGCTTTTAATGCAGGGCCAAGAACATGCCTTGGTAAGAAAATAGCTATGGTTCTTATGAAGGCAGTGGTTGTGAAGATATTGCAGAACTTTGACGTTAAGGCTGCTGAAAGTCAGAAGATCGAACCAGGCCCTCATTTAATTCTTAGCATGAAGCATGGCTTTAGGGTTTCAATCAGTAAGAGAGCGTGA
- the LOC108842561 gene encoding alkane hydroxylase MAH1: MASLSLLEASVAILCFLIFHHLLFKKPHDWFLKNWPVLGMLPGFLMVLHRIYDYSVEVLENTNLTFPFKGPWFTGMDILVTVDPADIHYILSSNFSNYTKGADFKEVFDIFGEMIFNTDGELWKNQRRAAQYMLNHQGFQKLSMSATRTKLNNGLVPLFDHFSKEEMTVDLQNVFQRFTFDTTFVLVTGFDPKTLSIGMPEDEYAKALDLLGDGIFFRHVIPKFLWKLQKCIGVGQEKRTMEAGATFDRVSGKYILAKRREVRSKGTHDQHGECQEDLLTSHMKLDATKYELLNPNDDKFLRDTVLAFNLAGRDTMASALSWFFCLLSENPRVVTKIRQEVNLHGQDNLERLVYLQAALYESMRLYPPVPFQRKSPIKPDLLPSGHKVDANSTIMIFLYALGRMRAVWGEDAMEFKPERWVSQSGCLRHEPSFKFLSFNAGARTCPGKQLALTLMKKVAVEIIQNYDIKVIKGQKIEPDPGLILYMKRGLKVTITKRCSA, encoded by the coding sequence ATGGCTTCACTAAGCTTGCTTGAAGCTTCCGTAGCCATTCTTTGTTTTCTCATCTTCCATCACTTGCTCTTCAAGAAACCTCATGACTGGTTCCTTAAAAACTGGCCAGTTCTTGGGATGCTTCCAGGTTTCCTCATGGTCCTCCACCGCATCTACGACTATAGCGTGGAGGTTCTCGAGAACACCAACTTAACATTCCCATTCAAGGGACCGTGGTTCACAGGAATGGATATATTAGTCACGGTTGATCCAGCTGACATCCACTACATATTAAGCTCAAACTTCTCCAACTACACCAAGGGAGCTGACTTCAAGGAAGTCTTTGACATTTTCGGAGAAATGATCTTTAACACGGACGGAGAGCTGTGGAAGAATCAAAGAAGAGCTGCTCAGTATATGCTTAACCACCAAGGGTTTCAAAAGCTTTCCATGAGTGCAACAAGAACTAAACTCAACAACGGTCTTGTTCCTCTTTTCGATCATTTTTCAAAGGAGGAGATGACCGTTGATTTGCAAAACGTGTTTCAACGTTTCACGTTTGATACAACTTTTGTTCTTGTAACCGGGTTTGATCCTAAAACCCTCTCTATTGGAATGCCTGAAGACGAGTATGCTAAAGCCCTTGACCTTCTTGGAGACGGGATTTTCTTTAGGCATGTTATACCAAAGTTCTTGTGGAAGCTTCAAAAGTGTATTGGGGTTGGACAAGAGAAGAGGACGATGGAAGCTGGTGCCACTTTTGATCGTGTTTCCGGGAAATATATATTAGCTAAGAGAAGAGAGGTACGATCAAAAGGTACACATGATCAACATGGTGAATGTCAAGAGGATCTTTTGACATCTCACATGAAGCTTGATGCAACTAAGTACGAGCTCTTGAACCCTAATGATGATAAGTTCCTTAGAGACACTGTCTTGGCTTTCAATCTAGCTGGGAGGGACACAATGGCTTCAGCTCTCTCTTGGTTCTTCTGCCTTTTATCTGAAAACCCTCGTGTAGTTACCAAGATTCGCCAAGAGGTAAATCTTCATGGCCAAGACAACTTAGAGAGGTTGGTGTATTTACAAGCTGCGTTGTATGAATCAATGAGGCTTTATCCACCAGTTCCCTTCCAACGCAAGTCTCCTATAAAACCAGACTTGCTTCCAAGTGGGCATAAAGTGGACGCAAACTCAACCATCATGATATTTCTTTACGCGTTGGGGAGGATGAGAGCGGTCTGGGGAGAAGACGCAATGGAGTTCAAGCCAGAGAGATGGGTTTCACAGTCAGGTTGCTTGAGACATGAGCCTTCCTTCAAGTTCTTATCGTTTAATGCCGGTGCAAGAACATGTCCTGGTAAGCAATTAGCTCTGACTCTGATGAAGAAAGTGGCCGTGGAGATAATACAGAACTACGATATTAAGGTCATCAAAGGACAAAAGATTGAGCCAGATCCTGGTCTCATATTGTACATGAAGCGTGGCCTTAAAGTCACAATTACTAAGAGATGTTCAGCTTGA
- the LOC108842563 gene encoding developmentally-regulated G-protein 3 → MSTIMQKIKEIEDEMARTQKNKATAHHLGLLKAKLAKLRRDLLAPPTKGGGAAAGEGFDVTKSGDSRVGLVGFPSVGKSTLLNKLTGTFSEVASYEFTTLTCIPGVITYRGAKIQLLDLPGIIEGAKDGKGRGRQVISTARTCNCIIIVLDAIKPITHKRLIEKELEGFGIRLNKEPPNLTFRKKDKGGINLTSTVTCTHLDLDTVKAICSEYRMHNADITLRYDATADDLIDVIEGSRIYMPCIYAVNKIDQITLEELEILDRLPHYCPVSAHLEWNLDGLLDKIWEYLDLTRIYTKPKAMNPDYDDPVILSSKKRTVEDFCIRIHKDMLKQFKYALVWGSSAKHKPQRVGREHELEDEDVVQIVKKI, encoded by the exons ATGTCGACTATTATGCAGAAGATCAAAGAAATCGAAGATGAG ATGGCAAGGACTCAGAAGAACAAAGCCACCGCTCACCATCTGGGTTTGTTAAAG GCCAAACTTGCCAAGCTACGAAGGGACCTTCTTGCACCACCTACTAAAGGTGGTGGTGCTGCTGCTGGCGAAGGTTTTGATGTCACCAAAAGTGGTGATTCTAGAGTTGGACTTGTTGGCTTTCCTTCCGTTGGCAAATCCACCCTCTTGAACAAGCTCACTGGAACCTTTTCCGAG GTTGCTTCTTATGAGTTCACAACACTGACATGCATTCCCGGTGTTATTACATACCGTGGAGCTAAAATTCAG TTATTGGATCTTCCTGGTATTATTGAGGGTGCCAAAGACGGAAAAGGTAGAGGACGACAG GTTATAAGTACTGCTAGGACTTGCAACTGCATCATAATAGTTCTTGATGCCATAAAGCCAATAACTCACAAGCGTCTCATTGAAAAGGAGCTTGAAGGATTCGGAATTAG GTTGAACAAGGAGCCACCTAATCTCACATTCAGGAAAAAAGACAAAGGTGGTATCAATTTAACTTCCACAGTCACCTGCACGCACCTTGACCTCGACACTGTCAAGGCCATATGCAGTGAGTACAGGATGCACAACGCCGATATCACTCTTCGCTACGATGCAACTGCTGATGACCTCATCGATGTCATTGAGGGCAGTCGCATCTATATGCCCTGCATCTATGCCGTCAACAAGATCGACCAAATCACTCTCGAGGAACTTGAAATTTTGGACAGACTTCCTCATTACTGTCCTGTCAg TGCGCATCTGGAGTGGAATCTTGATGGTCTTCTCGATAAGATATGGGAATACTTGGATCTTACTAGAATCTACACCAAACCAAAGGCAATGAATCCGGATTACGATGACCCTGTCATCTTATCTTCCAAGAAGAGAACAGTTGAGGACTTCTGCATTCGGATTCACAAAGACATGCTTAAGCAATTCAAGTA CGCTTTAGTATGGGGTTCGAGTGCAAAACATAAGCCACAAAGAGTTGGAAGG GAGCACGAGCTCGAGGACGAGGATGTTGTTCAGATCGTTAAAAAGATATGA
- the LOC108842565 gene encoding shikimate kinase 2, chloroplastic, whose amino-acid sequence MEAVQRFHYSAPCIDWRNFEGKPRGSLRYSQLGRIKENKRLIAHLKPDKRRDLRQRSVSDKNSSALLETGNILHSPFDEELVLKRKAEEVKPYLNGRSMYLVGMMGSGKTTVGKIMARALGYSFFDCDTLIEEAMNGTSVTEIFEHFGESVFREKETEALKKLSLMYHQVVVSTGGGAVIRPINWKYMHKGISIWLDVPLEALAQRIAAVGTNSRPLLHDDQSGGDPYTVALNRLSTIWEARGEAYTNASARVSLENITSKIGYRNVSDLTPAEIAIEAFEQVQCFLKEEDCMA is encoded by the exons ATGGAAGCTGTTCAGAGGTTTCACTACTCCGCACCATGTATTGATTGGAGAAATTTTGAAGGGAAACCTCGTGGTTCTCTACGTTACTCTCAGCTAGGGCGAATCAAAGAGAATAAAAGGCTTATAGCTCATTTGAAACCTGACAAAAGAAGGGATCTTCGACAAAGATCCGTTTCGGACAAGAACTCCTCAG caTTGTTGGAAACTGGAAATATTCTTCATTCACCATTTGATGAAGAACTTGTTTTGAAG agaaAAGCTGAAGAGGTCAAACCGTATTTAAATGGACGATCTATGTATCTTGTTG GAATGATGGGTTCCGGGAAGACGACAGTAGGAAAGATCATGGCAAGAGCACTTGGTTATTCCTTCTTTGATTG TGATACATTGATCGAGGAGGCGATGAATGGAACTTCTGTAACTGAGATATTTGAGCATTTCGGTGAGAGTGTCTTCAGAGAGAAAGAG ACGGAGGCACTAAAGAAGCTCTCTCTGATGTACCACCAAGTTGTTGTGTCAACAGGTGGAGGTGCGGTTATAAGACCCATTAACTG GAAGTACATGCATAAAGGTATTAGCATTTGGCTTGATGTTCCCTTAGAAGCCTTAGCGCAAAGAATTGCTGCTGTGGGAACTAATTCAAGACCATTGTTACATGATGATCAGTCAGGAGGAGACCCATACACAGTG GCTTTAAACCGTCTTTCAACTATATGGGAAGCACGTGGTGAAGCATACACAAACGCAAGCGCGAGAGTCTCTTTGGAGA ATATCACATCAAAGATCGGGTACAGAAACGTGTCAGATCTTACCCCAGCTGAAATCGCCATTGAG GCCTTTGAGCAAGTTCAGTGCTTTCTAAAGGAAGAGGACTGTATGGCTTAG
- the LOC108842562 gene encoding F-box/kelch-repeat protein At4g39550 has protein sequence MSAPVKKRKTTKRRSNTKTQPLVLPQTPESTPNPSLPDDLIVSCLARVSRLQYPTLSLVSKTFRSLLASPHLYETRSSLGHTESCLYVCINFHPDDNPSWYTLCRKPDRTLTTNDTMNLKKKKQSEYALAKLPTPPSRRSAHWSGLVTVGSDLYNIGGPIDDADANEPSSSVSILDCRSNTWREGPSMLVKRNFPHANVVDGKIYVTGDSNSGSSKWMEVFDTKTQTWELVSTPAAEMRLQYDIISTSAGIDGKVYIFGSCNGLAYDTREGRWESVGMEMSSEWVWFSYCVVENVIYVYDNEEFKWYDTKARLWRVLKGLKGLPKFPRYTARLADYGGKMAVFWGRVVASTGYVDKMIWCAVIVLERRSDQEIWGKVEWKEPVLKVPKSCRINHALAATL, from the coding sequence ATGTCGGCTCCGGttaagaagaggaagacgacgAAGAGACGGTCGAATACAAAAACACAGCCTCTTGTGCTTCCTCAGACGCCTGAATCGACCCCAAATCCGTCGCTTCCAGATGATTTGATAGTGAGTTGCTTAGCAAGAGTATCAAGATTGCAATACCCGACACTCTCACTCGTCTCCAAGACCTTTCGATCTCTCCTAGCTTCACCGCATCTTTATGAGACCCGATCATCTTTAGGCCACACAGAGAGTTGTCTCTATGTATGCATAAACTTCCATCCTGACGATAACCCTAGCTGGTACACCCTCTGCCGGAAACCTGATCGAACCCTAACCACCAACGACACCatgaacttgaagaagaagaagcaaagtgAGTATGCTTTAGCTAAACTCCCAACTCCTCCTTCTCGGCGTTCTGCGCACTGGTCGGGTCTCGTGACAGTTGGTTCAGATCTCTACAACATTGGCGGACCCATAGACGACGCCGACGCCAACGAGCCATCCTCTAGCGTCTCAATCCTGGACTGTCGGTCCAACACGTGGCGCGAAGGTCCAAGTATGTTGGTGAAGCGGAACTTCCCACACGCCAATGTAGTTGATGGAAAGATATATGTAACCGGAGACTCTAACTCTGGTTCCTCCAAGTGGATGGAAGTTTTCGACACAAAAACACAAACTTGGGAGCTTGTGTCTACCCCTGCTGCGGAGATGCGACTCCAGTATGATATTATAAGTACAAGCGCAGGGATCGACGGAAAGGTATACATTTTCGGATCCTGTAATGGTTTGGCTTACGATACGAGGGAAGGTAGATGGGAAAGTGTGGGGATGGAGATGAGTTCGGAATGGGTTTGGTTTTCTTACTGTGTGGTTGAGAACGTGATTTACGTTTATGACAACGAAGAGTTCAAATGGTATGACACTAAGGCAAGACTCTGGAGAGTTTTGAAGGGTTTGAAAGGACTTCCTAAGTTCCCACGTTATACTGCTAGATTGGCGGATTATGGTGGGAAGATGGCTGTTTTTTGGGGCAGGGTTGTGGCTTCCACTGGTTATGTGGACAAGATGATTTGGTGCGCTGTGATTGTGCTTGAAAGGCGCAGCGATCAAGAGATTTGGGGTAAGGTTGAGTGGAAGGAACCTGTGCTTAAAGTCCCCAAGTCATGTAGAATTAACCATGCTCTTGCTGCTACCCTTTGA
- the LOC108839760 gene encoding putative F-box/kelch-repeat protein At1g61540, translating into MSSKARSPTATSGEDPPPNKKPKPSSPTATEPTSISISSLPDDLLLNCLARVSRQHYHILSRVSKRFRSIIASPELYATRSRMNRTEKCLYLYLSFRCDSRTFLYTLIRNVANNEPSGYSLAMIPSPDSSLPAQSSSTIVAVGSDIYKIGGGFNSKCKFWKRYYSSSVSVLDCRTHTWRQAPSMGLERDSSSTATLFDGKIYVGGGCDDRYVSTLRFMEVFDLETQTWGFGMRNPCVFRWSEEDRVKPFVAKSLVLEGKLYIFGDDGSVYNPEDNRWWDLGWANSRMRWAAKECHCVIDDVLYFWDKGVFKWYDFKTDSSKELNGIEGLPDLGSNGEKCKKAMVDLGGKMVFLWNEDLGYEECRIWCAEITLERRGEDEIWGKVEWFDSLLRTHPSCSVLDVVSVSV; encoded by the coding sequence ATGTCTTCCAAAGCCAGATCTCCAACCGCCACGAGCGGCGAAGATCCACCGCCAAACAAAAAGCCGAAGCCTTCATCGCCGACGGCGACAGAACCGACGTCGATATCCATCTCGTCGCTTCCCGATGATTTGCTTCTAAACTGCCTTGCACGCGTCTCTAGACAGCACTATCACATCCTCTCCCGCGTCTCCAAACGTTTCCGATCCATCATCGCCTCACCGGAGCTTTACGCAACCCGATCGCGAATGAACCGCACCGAGAAGTGTCTCTACCTTTACCTAAGCTTCCGTTGTGATTCTAGAACATTCTTGTACACTCTAATCCGAAACGTAGCCAACAACGAGCCAAGCGGCTATTCTTTGGCGATGATCCCGTCTCCAGACTCTTCGCTTCCTGCGCAGTCCTCGTCGACGATTGTAGCCGTTGGATCTGATATCTACAAGATCGGCGGCGGTTTTAATTCCAAATGCAAATTCTGGAAACGGTACTATTCTTCAAGTGTAtcggtgcttgattgtcgcacTCACACGTGGCGCCAGGCTCCGAGCATGGGATTGGAGCGGGACTCATCCTCCACAGCGACCTTGTTTGATGGGAAGATATACGTAGGCGGAGGCTGTGATGACAGATACGTCAGTACCCTCAGGTTTATGGAAGTGTTTGATTTAGAGACACAGACTTGGGGCTTTGGTATGAGGAACCCTTGTGTTTTCAGGTGGAGCGAGGAGGATAGGGTTAAGCCCTTTGTAGCCAAAAGCTTAGTGCTTGAAGGTAAGCTCTACATTTTCGGGGATGATGGCTCTGTGTACAACCCCGAGGATAATAGATGGTGGGATTTAGGATGGGCTAATTCTCGTATGCGTTGGGCAGCAAAAGAGTGTCACTGCGTGATTGACGATGTCTTGTATTTTTGGGATAAAGGAGTGTTCAAATGGTATGATTTTAAGACAGATTCATCGAAGGAACTGAATGGTATTGAAGGGTTGCCTGATCTTGGCAGCAACGGTGAGAAATGTAAAAAGGCAATGGTGGATCTTGGTGGAAAGATGGTGTTTTTGTGGAATGAGGATCTGGGTTATGAGGAGTGTAGGATCTGGTGTGCTGAGATTACGCTTGAAAGGCGCGGTGAAGATGAGATTTGGGGGAAGGTTGAGTGGTTTGATTCCCTTCTTAGAACCCACCCGTCTTGTTCCGTGTTGGatgttgtttctgtttctgtttaa
- the LOC108839758 gene encoding F-box/kelch-repeat protein At4g39550-like: MSSPERKRKKTNKKTTLKQSPVLEPTPESIPNPSLPDDLVVSCLARVSRLQYPTLSLVSKTFRTLLASPHLYETRSSLGRTESCLYVCIRFPTETNPRWFTLCQQPDHTSNKTTKKKKKKSSGYALATIPIPHSPPAHWSGLVTVGSNIYNIGGSIYKNPLSTVSVLDCRSHTWHEAPSMLTERYYPAANVVDGKIYVTGGCEECSNSSWMEVFDPKTQTWELVPSHGPEICGCKIFKSAVIDGKLHMFGTQNGLAYKPRDGRWEREGWEMDLGWPWFSYSVVDNVLFYYYEAFKWYDTEARVWRRMKGLKGLPKFASYGCVKLADYGGKMAVLWDKYLPSSGYKKKTIWCAVIALERPNSEEIWGKVEWLDAVLTVPDSYEFVRALVATV, translated from the coding sequence ATGTCGTCCCCagaaaggaagaggaagaagacgaataAGAAAACAACTCTTAAGCAGTCGCCGGTGCTCGAGCCGACGCCGGAATCGATTCCAAATCCGTCACTTCCAGATGATTTGGTAGTGAGTTGCTTAGCAAGAGTATCGAGACTGCAATACCCGACTCTCTCACTCGTCTCCAAGACCTTTCGAACTCTCCTTGCTTCACCGCATCTTTATGAGACTCGATCATCTTTAGGACGCACAGAGAGTTGTCTCTATGTATGCATACGCTTCCCAACTGAGACTAATCCTCGCTGGTTCACTCTCTGCCAGCAACCTGATCACACAAGTAACAAgacaacaaagaagaagaagaagaagtcaagTGGGTATGCTTTGGCTACAATCCCAATTCCACATTCTCCTCCTGCGCACTGGTCCGGTCTCGTGACGGTTGGTTCCAACATTTACAACATTGGGGGATCCATTTACAAAAACCCCTTATCTACAGTCTCGGTCCTGGACTGTCGGTCTCACACGTGGCACGAGGCTCCAAGCATGCTGACGGAGCGGTATTATCCCGCTGCCAATGTCGTTGATGGAAAGATATATGTAACTGGAGGATGCGAAGAGTGCAGTAACTCAAGTTGGATGGAGGTTTTCGATCCAAAGACACAAACTTGGGAGCTTGTGCCAAGCCATGGCCCTGAGATATGTGGCTGTAAGATATTTAAAAGCGCTGTCATTGATGGGAAACTACACATGTTCGGAACACAAAACGGTTTGGCTTACAAACCGAGGGATGGGAGATGGGAAAGGGAGGGATGGGAGATGGATTTAGGTTGGCCTTGGTTTTCTTATTCCGTGGTTGACAACGTGCTGTTCTATTATTATGAAGCGTTCAAATGGTATGACACTGAGGCGAGAGTGTGGAGGCGGATGAAGGGTTTGAAAGGGCTGCCCAAGTTTGCCAGTTATGGTTGTGTTAAACTGGCGGACTATGGTGGAAAGATGGCGGTTTTGTGGGACAAGTATTTGCCTTCTAGTGGATATAAGAAGAAGACGATTTGGTGTGCTGTGATTGCACTTGAAAGGCCCAACAGTGAAGAGATTTGGGGGAAGGTCGAGTGGCTTGATGCTGTGCTCACGGTCCCTGACTCTTATGAATTCGTGCGCGCGCTGGTTGCTACTGTATGA
- the LOC108839759 gene encoding F-box/kelch-repeat protein At4g39590 — translation MSSTTARSSTAMNGDQPPRKKMTKQSPEISILSLPYDLLLNIIARVSRLYYPTLSLVSKTFRSVVASTDLYESRSLSHRTENCLYMCIRYSHRRFPRNTDRYWFALCRKPNRTTTDGSSGHLFIPLTSPQLRPARSTSLVAVGSNIYRIGGHMPSSSRVSVLDCRLNTWRSGPRMREKRMSPAASVVDGKIYVAGGGCEDPRSVDWVEVFDPKTCTWGNVTNPGTDTRPGASVTTFGIEGKLYLLGYDEEVVYDPKEGSWKPIGVGVDMAFAGHFDYGVIGDVMFLWNDREFSCFDSKAWSWKKLRGVEDLPDFHGYCKMVDHGGKMVLLWDDYLRSEHVAWCAEIALEMRDGDEMWGIVQWLDVVLSLNEPFRMFDAVVLSATL, via the coding sequence ATGTCGTCGACGACAGCCAGATCTTCCACCGCCATGAACGGCGACCAACCACCGCGTAAGAAGATGACGAAACAGTCTCCGGAGATCTCGATTTTGTCTCTTCCTTACGATTTGCTGTTGAATATCATAGCGCGCGTCTCAAGATTGTACTATCCAACACTCTCCCTCGTCTCCAAAACGTTCCGATCCGTCGTGGCATCGACGGATCTCTACGAGTCTCGCTCCCTCTCACACCGCACGGAGAATTGCCTCTACATGTGCATACGCTACTCCCATCGACGTTTCCCCCGTAACACTGACAGGTATTGGTTCGCTCTCTGCCggaaaccaaaccgaaccacaACCGACGGGTCAAGCGGCCATCTCTTCATCCCACTCACATCTCCCCAATTGCGTCCTGCACGATCCACCAGTCTCGTAGCCGTTGGGTCTAACATCTACAGGATCGGCGGGCACATGCCCTCTTCTTCTAGAGTCTCGGTCCTCGACTGTCGGTTGAACACGTGGCGCAGTGGTCCGAGGATGCGAGAGAAGCGGATGTCCCCTGCGGCGAGCGTAGTTGATGGGAAGATATATGTAGCAGGAGGAGGGTGTGAAGACCCCCGTTCCGTGGATTGGGTTGAAGTCTTTGATCCAAAGACATGTACTTGGGGAAATGTGACGAACCCTGGCACCGATACACGCCCAGGAGCTTCTGTCACAACCTTTGGAATTGAAGGAAAGTTGTACCTCCTTGGTTATGATGAGGAGGTGGTTTACGATCCCAAGGAAGGTAGTTGGAAGCCGATAGGAGTGGGTGTGGATATGGCTTTTGCGGGACATTTTGATTACGGCGTGATAGGAGACGTCATGTTCCTTTGGAACGACAGAGAGTTTAGTTGTTTTGACTCTAAGGCATGGTCATGGAAGAAATTGAGAGGTGTTGAAGATCTGCCTGATTTTCATGGGTATTGTAAAATGGTGGATCATGGCGGAAAGATGGTTTTGTTGTGGGATGATTATTTGCGTTCGGAACACGTGGCTTGGTGTGCTGAGATTGCGCTCGAGATGCGCGATGGAGATGAGATGTGGGGGATTGTCCAGTGGTTAGATGTCGTGCTTTCACTCAACGAGCCGTTTCGCATGTTCGATGCTGTTGTTCTTTCTGCTACGCTTTGA